Genomic segment of Pararhodobacter zhoushanensis:
GCCTTTGATGTCGCCCTGACCGAAGGCCGCGCCGCTATTGCCGCCATCGCGGGCAACCCCGAACCCGCCACCTTCGCCAACACGATTGAGGCGCTTGAGCAGGCCGATGCCTCGCTCGACAAGGTCGGCGGCGTGTTCTTCAACCTCTCGGGCTCGGACTCCAATCCGGCACGCGAAGCCCTGCAGCGCGATCTCGCACCGAAACTGTCGGCGTACTCCAGCGAGATCACCTCGAACGCCGCGCTTTTCGCCCGTGTCGCCGCCCTGTGGGATGCCCGCGACACGTTGGGTCTGAATGCCGAGCAGACGCGCGTCCTGATGCTTTATCACCGCATGTTCGTCCGCGCGGGTGCCGCGCTGGACGCGGACGGCTCCACGCGCATGGCGGCGGTGAAATCGCGTCTGGCCAGCCTTGGCACGCAGTTCACCCAGAACCTGCTGGCGGATGAACGCGACTGGTTCATGCCGCTGGATGATCTGTCCGGCCTGCCCGATTTCGCCATCGATACCGCCGCCGGGGCGGCCAAGGAACGGGGCCTCGACGGCCATGTCGTCACGCTGAACCGCTCGCTGATCGTGCCCTTCCTGCAATATTCCACCCGCCGCGACCTGCGCGAAAAGGCGTATGAGGCCTGGGTGGCGCGCGGTGCGAACGGTGGCGAGACCGACAACCGCGGCATCGCCGCCGAAACACTGGCCCTGCGCCATGAGCGCGCGACGCTCTTGGGCTACGACAATTTCGCGGCCTACAAGCTTGAGCCGGAAATGGCCGGCTCGCCGGACAAGGTGCGCGACCTGCTGATGCGCGTCTGGGAACCCGCGCGCGCCAAGGCGCTGGACGATGCCGCCGCGATGGAGGCGCAGCTGCACGCCGATGGCTTCACCGGCCCGCTGGAACCCTGGGACTGGCGCTATTACTCGGAAAAGCGCCGCCTTGCGCTGCACGATTTCGACGAAGCCGCGCTCAAGCCGTACCTCTCGCTCGACGCGATGATCGAGGCCGCCTTTGACGTGGCGCACCGCCTCTTCGGCCTGACCTTCACCCCGCTCGACGTGCCGCTCTACCACCCCGACGCCCGCGCCTGGGATGTCACCCGCGATGGCCGCCACATGGCGGTGTTCATCGGCGACTATTTCGCGCGGTCCTCCAAACGCTCGGGCGCGTGGATGTCCACCTTCCGCGATCAGAGCAAGCTGGGCGGCGAAACCCGGCCCGTGGTGGTCAATATCTGCAACTTCGCAAAGGGCGACCCCGCTTTGTTGTCCTGGGACGACGCGCGCACCCTGTTCCACGAATTCGGCCACGCGCTGCATGGCATGCTGACCGACGTTGGTTACAAATTCATTTCCGGCACCTCGGTCGCGCGCGATTTTGTCGAGCTGCCCAGCCAGCTGTTCGAACACTGGCTGGAAGTCCCCGAAGTGATCGAGACCCACGCAAAACACTGGCAAACCGGCGAGCCGATGCCTGCCGAGCTGCGCGAAAAGCTGAAAGGGGCGGCGACCTGGGATCAAGGCTTTGCCACGGTGGAGTTTGTCGCCTCGGCGCTGGTGGATCTTGAGTTCCACGACGGCGCGCCGCCCGCCGATCCGATGCAGAAACAGGCGCAGATCCTCGAATCCATCGGTCTGCCGCACGCGATCCGCATGCGCCACGCCACCCCGCATTTCGCGCATGTCTTCTCGGGCGACGGGTATTCCAGCGGCTATTACAGCTATATGTGGTCCGAAGTGATGGACGCCGATGCGTTTCAGGCTTTCGAGGAAGCGGGCAGCGCCTTCGACCCCGAAACCGCGAAAAAGCTTGAGGATTTCATCCTGTCGGCTGGCGGTTCCGACGATGCCGAAACGCTCTACCTCAAATTCCGCGGCGCGATGCCGGGGGTTGAGGCCTTGCTCAAGGGGCGCGGGCTGGTCGACGCCTGAGCGCTCAGTCCCATCGCGCCTCGTCCGAGGCGCGATCATCTATTGCATGAGCCATGGCGTGGTAGCGCGAGCAACCATGTCTGGTTTGGTAATGCCGGATGATAGCCTCGCGTCGCGACATCGGGACCATGGCGTAGACCGATGCAAAACGCAGTTCGATCTTTGCGCGGCGACGGGTGCGACGGGGCAGAACAAGGCGCGGGATAGGACTGCTGCCGAACAGGCGGCGAAGGAATCGGAACATACGGGCACTCATGCTTATTGCCTCCTATCACCACGCACCGATGGCGATTTTGTGGCATAGTTAACGTGCCTGACGACTCGTCCACGTGGCCCTGTATTCGCGCATCAGGGCCACGCGGCGCGGGCGGAAACTCTCGCCGCCCGGCTCGGCCCGTTCGATCCGGTTGACGTGGAACACGCGGAAATCCATCCGCAGCCGGCACATGGCCAGCAGCATGAAGGTGCGCTCGCTGTAAGAGAGTGACAGCGGCCAGACCTCGCGCTCGGTCAGCTGGTCCTGCATGTCGCGGTAGGTGATGCGCAGGCTGGTTTCGTCCCAGCACGCCTGCCTGAGCAGGCTCAGATCCACACGGACCGGCGGGCGCGGGTCCGGGGGATACCACGCATGCAAGACCGGGTGCATCGCTTGCCGCCCCTGCCGGTCAGGCAGGGTGGCGACGATGCGCGCCACCGCGTTGCGCCCGGCCTCGACCAGTGCCGCGTCGCCCATCTGTGCCAGCCCGCCCATGGCCAGCACCAGCGCCTCGATCTCCAGTCGGGAGAAGCTTTGCGGCGGCAAGGCGGGGTCTTCGGTCAGCGTGTAACCCAACCCCGCCGCCCCGTCGATCAGCGCACCCCCGGCCCTGAGCGTGGCAATGTCGCGGTAGAGCTGGCGCTCGGACACGGCGGTCTCGGCGGCCAGCCGGGCAGCGGTCACCGGCTGCGGCAAGCGGCGCAGCGCATCCATCAGACGCATCAATCGGTCGGTTCTGGCCATGAGACTTCCTGCCGCAAATTGTCAGGAGGCAGACCCTATACCG
This window contains:
- a CDS encoding helix-turn-helix transcriptional regulator; the protein is MARTDRLMRLMDALRRLPQPVTAARLAAETAVSERQLYRDIATLRAGGALIDGAAGLGYTLTEDPALPPQSFSRLEIEALVLAMGGLAQMGDAALVEAGRNAVARIVATLPDRQGRQAMHPVLHAWYPPDPRPPVRVDLSLLRQACWDETSLRITYRDMQDQLTEREVWPLSLSYSERTFMLLAMCRLRMDFRVFHVNRIERAEPGGESFRPRRVALMREYRATWTSRQAR
- a CDS encoding M3 family metallopeptidase; this translates as MTNPLLSDWTGPFGLPPFDAIRDEDFAPAFDVALTEGRAAIAAIAGNPEPATFANTIEALEQADASLDKVGGVFFNLSGSDSNPAREALQRDLAPKLSAYSSEITSNAALFARVAALWDARDTLGLNAEQTRVLMLYHRMFVRAGAALDADGSTRMAAVKSRLASLGTQFTQNLLADERDWFMPLDDLSGLPDFAIDTAAGAAKERGLDGHVVTLNRSLIVPFLQYSTRRDLREKAYEAWVARGANGGETDNRGIAAETLALRHERATLLGYDNFAAYKLEPEMAGSPDKVRDLLMRVWEPARAKALDDAAAMEAQLHADGFTGPLEPWDWRYYSEKRRLALHDFDEAALKPYLSLDAMIEAAFDVAHRLFGLTFTPLDVPLYHPDARAWDVTRDGRHMAVFIGDYFARSSKRSGAWMSTFRDQSKLGGETRPVVVNICNFAKGDPALLSWDDARTLFHEFGHALHGMLTDVGYKFISGTSVARDFVELPSQLFEHWLEVPEVIETHAKHWQTGEPMPAELREKLKGAATWDQGFATVEFVASALVDLEFHDGAPPADPMQKQAQILESIGLPHAIRMRHATPHFAHVFSGDGYSSGYYSYMWSEVMDADAFQAFEEAGSAFDPETAKKLEDFILSAGGSDDAETLYLKFRGAMPGVEALLKGRGLVDA